From Streptomyces sp. Edi4, one genomic window encodes:
- a CDS encoding putative Ig domain-containing protein — protein sequence MAAAPTVAAATQSSGGQAAHTQRLCAQPAKAGMMSCLALARTDVQHHFGISPNALPSGYGPSDLQSAYALPSNAGAGTTVAIVDAQDDPSAESDLATYRSQYGLPACTTANGCFQKADQNGGTNYPTADSGWAGEISLDVDMVSAVCPQCHILLVEANSANMDDLGTAVNRAVAMGAKYVSNSYGGSEDSTDPSSDSSYFNHPGVAITVSSGDSGYGVEYPAASQYVTSVGGTSLSRASNSRGWSESVWGTSSGGQGAGSGCSAYDPKPSWQKDTGCAKRTVADVSAVADPATGLAVYDSYQASGWNVYGGTSASSPIIAGVYALAGTPAANTTPASYPYAHTSALNDVTSGANGSCSPSYLCTAGSGYDGPTGLGTPNGTAAFTGGTSTGNTVTVTNPGNQSTQVNTAASLQIHATDSGSGQTLTYSATGLPAGLSINASTGLISGTPTTAGTYNVTVSAKDSTNATGSTSFTWTVTTGGGGGCTAAQLLGNPGFETGSAAPWSATAGVVDNSAGEPAHSGSWKAWLNGYGTTHTDTLSQAVTIPAGCHATLSYYLHIDTKETTTTTAFDKLTVTAGSTTLASYSNLNKNTGFVQKSFDLSSFAGQTVTLKFNGVEDSSLATSFVIDDTAVNVS from the coding sequence ATCGCCGCGGCCCCGACCGTCGCCGCCGCCACCCAGAGCTCCGGCGGCCAGGCCGCCCACACCCAACGGCTGTGCGCCCAGCCCGCCAAGGCCGGCATGATGTCCTGCCTCGCGCTCGCCCGCACCGACGTACAGCACCACTTCGGGATATCCCCGAACGCCCTGCCCTCCGGCTACGGCCCCTCCGACCTGCAGAGCGCCTACGCCCTGCCGTCGAACGCGGGCGCCGGTACGACCGTGGCGATCGTCGACGCGCAGGACGACCCCAGCGCGGAGTCGGACCTGGCGACCTACCGTTCCCAGTACGGTCTGCCCGCCTGCACCACCGCCAACGGCTGCTTCCAGAAAGCGGACCAGAACGGCGGCACCAACTACCCGACCGCAGACTCGGGTTGGGCCGGTGAGATCTCCCTCGACGTCGACATGGTCAGCGCCGTCTGCCCGCAGTGTCACATCCTGCTCGTCGAGGCAAACTCCGCCAACATGGACGACCTCGGCACCGCGGTGAACCGCGCGGTCGCCATGGGCGCCAAGTACGTCTCCAACAGCTACGGCGGCAGCGAGGACTCCACCGACCCGAGCTCCGACTCCTCCTACTTCAACCACCCCGGCGTCGCCATCACCGTCTCATCCGGCGACAGTGGCTACGGCGTCGAATACCCCGCGGCCTCCCAGTACGTGACCTCCGTCGGTGGCACCTCGCTCAGCCGCGCCAGCAACTCGCGTGGCTGGTCGGAGTCGGTCTGGGGCACGAGCTCCGGCGGCCAGGGCGCGGGCTCGGGCTGCTCCGCATACGACCCGAAGCCGTCCTGGCAGAAGGACACCGGCTGCGCCAAGCGCACCGTCGCCGATGTCTCGGCGGTCGCCGACCCCGCCACCGGCCTTGCTGTGTACGACAGTTACCAGGCCAGCGGCTGGAACGTGTACGGCGGCACCAGCGCCTCCTCACCCATCATCGCCGGCGTGTACGCACTCGCCGGCACCCCCGCGGCCAACACCACCCCGGCGTCCTACCCCTACGCCCACACGTCCGCGCTCAACGACGTGACCTCCGGCGCCAACGGCAGTTGCAGCCCCTCCTACCTGTGCACGGCGGGCTCCGGCTACGACGGCCCGACCGGGCTCGGCACCCCGAACGGCACCGCGGCCTTCACCGGCGGCACCAGCACCGGCAACACCGTCACGGTGACCAACCCGGGCAACCAGTCCACCCAGGTCAACACCGCGGCCTCGCTCCAGATCCACGCCACCGACTCCGGCAGTGGCCAGACGCTCACCTACAGCGCCACCGGTCTCCCGGCGGGCCTGTCCATCAACGCCTCGACCGGTCTCATCTCCGGCACACCGACCACCGCGGGCACCTACAACGTGACGGTCAGCGCCAAGGACTCCACCAACGCCACCGGTTCCACGTCCTTCACCTGGACCGTGACCACCGGGGGTGGCGGCGGCTGCACCGCGGCCCAGCTGCTCGGCAACCCCGGCTTCGAGACCGGCAGCGCCGCGCCCTGGTCAGCGACCGCGGGTGTCGTCGACAACTCCGCCGGTGAGCCCGCGCACTCCGGCTCCTGGAAGGCCTGGCTCAACGGCTACGGCACCACCCACACCGACACCCTCTCCCAGGCGGTGACCATCCCGGCCGGCTGCCACGCCACCCTCAGCTACTACCTGCACATCGACACCAAGGAGACGACCACCACCACCGCCTTCGACAAGCTGACGGTGACGGCCGGTTCGACCACCCTGGCCAGCTACTCCAACCTCAACAAGAACACCGGGTTCGTTCAGAAGTCCTTCGACCTCTCCTCGTTCGCGGGGCAGACGGTGACCCTCAAGTTCAACGGTGTGGAGGACAGCAGCCTCGCCACGTCGTTCGTCATCGACGACACCGCGGTCAACGTGAGCTGA
- a CDS encoding class I SAM-dependent methyltransferase, with translation MVRALSATIPAAWHADPYTDALRSGRGPLFLRRPDGWLLPLEVERWCAEPDMADRTVLRRCRGAVLDIGCGPGRLVAALAADGVAALGVDVSAEAVRRTRDWGGSALCRSVFDHLPGEGRWDTALLVDGNVGIGGDPTALLARVSQLLAPGGLLLAETAPYEIDERIRVTVTDARGAVGGDFPWARLGTNALLSCARPLGWRLAGRWTSAGRAFVALRQD, from the coding sequence ATGGTGAGAGCGCTCTCAGCAACCATCCCGGCGGCCTGGCACGCCGATCCCTATACGGACGCGCTGCGCTCCGGGCGCGGTCCGCTGTTCCTGCGCCGGCCTGACGGATGGCTGTTGCCGCTCGAAGTCGAACGCTGGTGCGCGGAGCCGGACATGGCGGACCGTACGGTGCTGCGTCGCTGCCGGGGCGCCGTCCTCGACATCGGGTGCGGGCCGGGCCGGCTGGTGGCCGCGCTCGCCGCCGACGGGGTCGCCGCGCTCGGGGTCGATGTGAGCGCCGAGGCGGTCCGCCGGACCCGGGACTGGGGTGGCAGCGCACTGTGCCGCTCGGTCTTCGACCACCTGCCCGGTGAGGGGCGCTGGGACACCGCGCTGCTCGTCGACGGGAATGTGGGCATCGGCGGCGACCCGACGGCCCTGCTCGCGCGCGTTTCCCAACTACTCGCCCCCGGCGGCCTGTTGCTGGCCGAGACGGCCCCGTACGAGATCGACGAGCGCATCCGGGTCACGGTCACCGACGCGCGCGGCGCGGTCGGCGGTGACTTCCCCTGGGCCCGGCTCGGCACCAACGCGCTCCTGTCCTGTGCCCGCCCCCTCGGCTGGCGCCTGGCGGGCCGCTGGACCTCGGCGGGCCGCGCCTTCGTGGCACTGCGACAGGACTGA